The Micromonospora krabiensis genome window below encodes:
- a CDS encoding amylo-alpha-1,6-glucosidase, with amino-acid sequence MQSRSTPSGTRSGTQSDTTTPGANREMPPELGSDAVGVFEGRTFMLSNAAGDVLTDSIGGLVHDDTRYLSRWELTIEGSAPLVLSASAVDAYSAAFFLANAETDGLAANRVGVRRERFVGDGMCERVEVEYFGVEPVSVRLRLTVGADFADLFEIKRAGRSRMPDIERAHRADGSALRFSYRNSHWSAVTTVVPEPRADRVEGDSLVWDLHLGRGETWSCDLRVLLNCQGEDYRPVSRTFGEEHDPGEDDAAWRWRANKPYLSAESELLSRVYHKSAVDLVSMRIVKEIRGERVVLLAAGMPWFLTIFGRDTLITAYQSITCGPDVARGALLTLAKHQGTRVDHFSDEEPGKILHEYRSGELTQLGVVPYGPCFGAADTTQLWLVLLSEYWRWTGDDDLVQRLRPHADAALRWIDEFGDRDGDGYVEYATHSPEGMRNQCWRDSPDGVQFADSSLPALPIATCEIQGYTYDAKVRAAELADGPWADGALARRLRADAADLRDRFNRDFWLPGRGGYYAVGLDADKRPIDSMTSNMGHLLWSGIVPPDRATQVARHLVSDAMFSGWGIRTLSREDVGYNPIGYHLGTVWPHDNSIIAAGLARYGYHEEANRVAMAMLEAAAHFEYRLPEALSGYDRSLGRRPVPYPTACNPQAWASGAPLLFLRTMLGLDVSNGSLAADPHVPEALGHIRLSGITARGQRHTVEAGGSRP; translated from the coding sequence ATGCAATCTCGCTCGACACCGTCCGGCACCCGGTCGGGCACACAGTCCGACACGACCACCCCCGGAGCCAACCGGGAGATGCCGCCGGAGTTGGGCTCGGACGCGGTCGGCGTCTTCGAGGGCCGCACCTTCATGTTGTCCAACGCGGCCGGTGACGTGCTGACGGACTCCATCGGTGGCCTCGTGCACGACGACACCCGCTACCTCAGCAGGTGGGAGCTGACCATCGAGGGCTCGGCTCCGCTGGTGCTCAGCGCGAGCGCCGTCGACGCGTACTCCGCCGCGTTCTTCCTCGCGAACGCGGAGACCGACGGCCTCGCGGCGAACCGCGTCGGCGTACGTCGGGAGCGGTTCGTCGGGGACGGGATGTGCGAGCGGGTCGAGGTGGAGTACTTCGGCGTCGAGCCGGTGTCCGTACGCCTGCGGTTGACCGTCGGCGCGGACTTCGCCGACCTGTTCGAGATCAAGCGAGCGGGCCGCAGCAGGATGCCCGACATCGAGCGCGCGCACCGGGCGGACGGCTCCGCCCTGCGTTTCTCCTACCGGAACTCGCACTGGTCGGCGGTCACGACAGTGGTGCCCGAGCCGAGAGCCGACCGCGTCGAGGGGGACTCGCTGGTCTGGGACCTGCACCTGGGACGAGGCGAGACCTGGAGTTGTGACCTGCGGGTGCTGCTGAACTGCCAGGGCGAGGACTACCGGCCGGTCAGCCGCACCTTCGGCGAGGAACACGACCCGGGCGAGGACGACGCGGCGTGGCGGTGGCGGGCCAACAAGCCGTACCTCAGCGCCGAGTCGGAGCTGCTGTCGCGGGTCTACCACAAGTCGGCCGTCGACCTGGTGTCGATGCGGATCGTCAAGGAGATCCGGGGCGAGCGGGTCGTCCTGCTGGCCGCCGGCATGCCCTGGTTCCTGACCATCTTCGGTCGCGACACGCTGATAACCGCCTACCAGAGCATTACCTGCGGGCCGGACGTCGCCCGGGGCGCGCTCCTCACCCTCGCCAAGCACCAGGGCACCCGGGTCGACCACTTCAGCGACGAGGAGCCCGGGAAGATCCTCCACGAGTACCGGTCTGGTGAGCTGACACAGCTCGGCGTCGTGCCCTACGGGCCCTGCTTCGGCGCGGCCGACACCACCCAACTCTGGCTCGTCCTGCTCTCCGAGTACTGGCGGTGGACGGGCGACGACGACCTGGTCCAGCGGCTGCGTCCGCACGCCGACGCGGCGCTGCGGTGGATCGACGAGTTCGGCGACCGCGACGGTGACGGTTACGTCGAGTACGCCACCCATTCTCCCGAGGGCATGCGCAACCAGTGCTGGCGGGACTCGCCGGACGGCGTGCAGTTCGCCGACAGCAGCCTGCCGGCACTGCCGATCGCCACCTGCGAGATCCAGGGCTACACGTACGACGCGAAGGTCCGCGCCGCGGAGCTCGCGGACGGGCCCTGGGCCGACGGCGCGCTAGCCCGGCGGCTACGTGCCGACGCCGCCGACCTGCGCGACCGGTTCAACCGCGACTTCTGGCTGCCCGGGCGCGGCGGCTACTACGCGGTCGGGCTCGACGCCGACAAACGGCCCATCGACTCGATGACCTCGAACATGGGCCACCTGCTGTGGAGCGGGATCGTCCCACCCGACCGGGCCACCCAGGTGGCACGGCACCTGGTGTCCGACGCGATGTTCTCCGGCTGGGGGATCCGGACCCTGTCCCGTGAGGACGTGGGCTACAACCCCATCGGCTACCACCTGGGGACGGTCTGGCCGCACGACAACTCCATCATCGCCGCCGGGCTCGCGCGGTACGGCTACCACGAGGAGGCCAACCGGGTCGCGATGGCGATGCTGGAGGCGGCGGCCCACTTCGAGTACCGCCTGCCCGAGGCGTTGTCCGGCTACGACCGCTCGCTGGGCCGGCGTCCCGTGCCGTACCCCACCGCCTGCAACCCGCAGGCCTGGGCCAGTGGAGCGCCGCTGCTGTTCCTGCGCACGATGCTCGGGCTCGACGTCAGCAACGGCAGCCTCGCCGCCGACCCGCACGTTCCCGAGGCGCTCGGCCACATCCGGTTGAGCGGCATCACCGCGCGCGGTCAGCGCCACACGGTCGAGGCCGGCGGCTCGCGCCCCTAG
- a CDS encoding zinc-dependent alcohol dehydrogenase, whose translation MRAVVFHGLGDIRLDTVADPVIEQPTDAVVRISTAAICGTDLHFIRGTVPGMKPGRILGHEGVGTVEEVGSQVRNLRPGDRVLISAVLGCGSCGFCRQGHFAQCDNVNPYGPRSGTGSFGSPEQQGPFNGLQAEYARVPFAHTNLFRLPDSVSDAQAITLSDIYPTGYFGAVIADVSDGKVAAVWGCGPVGQFAVRSAFQRGAARVIAVDGHPDRLDHARAAGAEVINFNEADPVEAIMELTRGIGVDCAIDAVGVDSESAKSGPASGAARRADPRHREELAQIAPETAAQDGHWKPGDAPSQAQSWAVESLAKMGTLGVVGVYPMTDRFFPIGTVLARNLTVKAGNGNHPRYIPRLLAMVESGQVDPETVLTQHEPLRDALAAYREFDLRSPGWLKVALQTESALQPA comes from the coding sequence ATGAGGGCAGTGGTCTTTCACGGCTTGGGGGACATCCGGCTGGACACCGTTGCCGATCCGGTGATCGAGCAGCCGACCGACGCCGTCGTACGCATCAGCACCGCCGCGATCTGCGGCACCGACCTGCACTTCATCCGGGGCACGGTGCCGGGGATGAAGCCCGGCAGGATCCTCGGGCACGAGGGGGTCGGCACGGTGGAAGAGGTCGGTTCCCAGGTCCGCAACCTCAGGCCGGGCGACCGGGTGCTGATCTCTGCGGTGCTGGGCTGCGGATCCTGCGGTTTCTGCCGGCAAGGCCACTTCGCCCAGTGCGACAACGTCAACCCCTACGGTCCCCGATCCGGAACGGGATCGTTCGGCTCCCCGGAGCAGCAGGGCCCCTTCAACGGGTTGCAGGCCGAGTACGCGCGGGTGCCGTTCGCGCACACCAACCTGTTCCGGCTGCCGGACTCGGTCTCCGACGCGCAGGCGATCACGTTGTCGGACATCTACCCCACCGGGTACTTCGGCGCGGTCATCGCCGACGTCTCCGACGGCAAGGTCGCGGCGGTCTGGGGCTGCGGACCGGTGGGGCAGTTCGCCGTCCGCTCGGCGTTCCAGCGGGGTGCCGCCCGGGTGATCGCCGTGGACGGACACCCCGACCGGCTCGACCACGCCCGAGCCGCCGGCGCCGAGGTGATCAACTTCAACGAGGCCGATCCGGTCGAGGCGATCATGGAGTTGACCCGCGGCATCGGTGTGGACTGTGCCATCGACGCCGTGGGGGTGGACTCGGAGAGCGCCAAGTCCGGCCCCGCGTCCGGAGCGGCCCGCCGGGCGGACCCCCGGCACCGCGAGGAGCTGGCCCAGATCGCGCCCGAGACCGCCGCGCAGGACGGGCACTGGAAGCCCGGGGACGCGCCCAGCCAAGCCCAGTCCTGGGCCGTCGAGAGTCTGGCCAAGATGGGGACCCTCGGCGTCGTCGGTGTCTACCCGATGACGGACCGGTTCTTCCCGATCGGCACCGTGCTCGCCCGCAACCTCACCGTGAAGGCCGGCAACGGCAATCACCCTCGGTACATACCCCGGCTGCTGGCCATGGTCGAATCCGGCCAGGTCGACCCGGAGACCGTCCTGACCCAACACGAGCCGCTCCGCGACGCCCTGGCCGCCTACCGCGAATTCGACCTCCGCAGCCCCGGCTGGCTCAAGGTCGCCCTGCAGACCGAGAGCGCACTCCAGCCCGCCTGA
- a CDS encoding TMEM175 family protein, which yields MSEAPEEVPPAGPGHTVADTGRLAAFSDAVFAIVITLLVLELRVPDFHEGELAGSILEETPAFFAFVVSFVYIGVLWLNHHAVLRLVRGTTLGLNWINLGILFGVVVIPFPTAVLASALDDGNADDLRVAVVMYSVAAALMSAPWLLFFAYLRRHPTVLGSHVGRDEVRRQEARPITGLVLYGLTGLLGWIVNPMLGLAGIVVMIIYHGLTSEGVRAGLFRGGRGGRRG from the coding sequence ATGTCCGAGGCTCCGGAAGAGGTCCCGCCTGCCGGACCCGGCCACACGGTGGCCGACACCGGACGACTGGCGGCGTTCAGCGACGCTGTCTTCGCCATCGTCATCACCCTGCTGGTGCTGGAGCTGCGGGTGCCCGACTTCCACGAGGGCGAGCTGGCGGGGTCGATCCTCGAGGAGACACCGGCCTTCTTCGCCTTCGTCGTGTCGTTCGTCTACATCGGCGTCCTCTGGCTGAACCATCACGCGGTGCTTCGGCTGGTCCGCGGCACCACTCTCGGGCTCAACTGGATCAATCTCGGCATCCTCTTCGGTGTGGTGGTCATACCCTTCCCGACGGCGGTCCTCGCGTCGGCGCTCGACGACGGGAACGCCGACGACCTGCGGGTGGCCGTCGTGATGTACTCGGTCGCGGCAGCCCTGATGTCGGCGCCCTGGTTGCTGTTCTTCGCCTACCTACGCCGCCACCCGACGGTGCTCGGCAGCCACGTGGGCCGCGACGAGGTGCGCCGGCAGGAGGCCCGACCGATCACGGGTCTCGTCCTCTACGGGTTGACCGGCCTGCTCGGCTGGATCGTGAACCCCATGCTCGGGCTCGCCGGCATCGTCGTGATGATCATCTACCACGGGCTCACCAGCGAGGGCGTCCGCGCCGGGTTGTTCCGTGGGGGGCGTGGCGGTCGCCGAGGCTGA
- a CDS encoding LysR family transcriptional regulator, translated as MDRPEVRDLVYFVAVAEQRHFGRAAQQLGMAQPPLSRAISRLERRLGIRLFDRTSRRVDLTGAGEVFLRESGKVLAALDAGIRRTQQAARPRRLVLAAPAGTGVGLLAETLEAYRNGPDPVPVEVLFTTDQGAAVRDGTADAAFMCSSDDLGGLDTVDLLDETPVALLAAGHPLAERDSLTVDDLRRDDRFREQVPPVGLDELLDRVALGELVVLSGASATGRLGSSVVAVPVRDVPARQIVLAWPAAAPSAARDQFVHVAVAVAARG; from the coding sequence ATGGATCGACCGGAGGTGCGGGACCTCGTCTACTTCGTCGCGGTCGCCGAGCAGCGGCACTTCGGGCGCGCGGCCCAGCAGTTGGGCATGGCGCAGCCGCCGCTGTCCCGGGCGATCAGCAGGCTGGAGCGCCGGCTGGGGATCCGGCTCTTCGACCGGACCAGTCGCCGGGTCGACCTCACCGGTGCCGGTGAGGTGTTCCTGCGGGAGAGCGGCAAGGTCCTCGCCGCCCTCGACGCCGGGATTCGCCGCACGCAGCAGGCGGCCCGGCCGCGTCGGCTGGTGCTCGCCGCGCCGGCCGGTACCGGTGTGGGTCTGCTCGCCGAGACGTTGGAGGCGTACCGGAACGGCCCGGATCCGGTGCCGGTGGAGGTGCTCTTCACCACCGACCAGGGCGCGGCCGTGCGCGACGGCACCGCCGACGCGGCCTTCATGTGCAGCAGTGATGATCTCGGCGGGCTGGACACCGTCGACCTTCTCGACGAGACCCCGGTCGCGCTCCTCGCGGCCGGACATCCGCTCGCCGAGCGGGACAGCCTGACCGTCGACGACCTGCGGCGCGACGACCGATTCCGGGAGCAGGTGCCACCGGTGGGCCTCGACGAACTCCTCGACCGGGTCGCGCTCGGCGAACTCGTGGTCCTGTCCGGGGCGAGCGCGACCGGCCGGCTCGGCTCGTCCGTCGTCGCCGTTCCGGTGCGCGACGTGCCCGCCAGGCAGATCGTCCTGGCCTGGCCGGCGGCCGCCCCGTCGGCAGCGCGCGACCAGTTCGTCCACGTCGCGGTCGCGGTGGCGGCCCGCGGCTGA
- a CDS encoding SDR family NAD(P)-dependent oxidoreductase: MGQLDGKVAVVTGASTGIGFASAQRFAEEGAYVYLTGRRKPELDEAVARIGAARASGVPGDVTNLADLDQLFATIDGDGRRIDVLFANAGGTSMLPLSLATEEDYEQVTRINLRSALFTVQKALPLLNDQASVILCSSTVASRGAEGVGLYAAAKAGVRSLARSWANELRGRGIRVNALAPGVTETQLVRGNAPSGTSADEFIAMLGAAAPLGRIADPAEQAAAALFLASDQSSYITGFELLVDGGVNQI; this comes from the coding sequence ATGGGTCAGCTCGACGGCAAGGTCGCGGTGGTGACCGGCGCCAGCACGGGCATCGGGTTCGCCAGCGCGCAGCGCTTCGCCGAGGAGGGTGCGTATGTCTATCTCACCGGCCGGCGGAAGCCGGAACTCGACGAGGCGGTGGCGCGCATCGGCGCGGCCCGCGCCAGCGGGGTGCCGGGTGACGTGACGAACCTGGCCGACCTCGACCAGCTCTTCGCCACGATCGACGGCGACGGGCGGCGGATCGACGTCCTCTTCGCCAATGCTGGCGGAACCTCCATGTTGCCGCTGTCCCTGGCGACGGAGGAGGACTACGAGCAGGTCACCCGCATCAACCTGCGCAGCGCGCTGTTCACCGTGCAGAAGGCCCTGCCCCTGCTCAACGACCAGGCGTCGGTCATCCTCTGCTCGTCCACCGTGGCGAGCCGGGGGGCCGAGGGCGTCGGCCTCTACGCGGCGGCCAAGGCCGGGGTCCGGTCGTTGGCCCGCAGCTGGGCCAACGAGCTCCGGGGGCGGGGTATCCGGGTCAATGCCCTCGCGCCGGGCGTGACGGAGACGCAGTTGGTGCGGGGCAACGCTCCGTCCGGCACCAGCGCGGACGAGTTCATCGCGATGCTGGGCGCGGCGGCGCCGCTGGGACGCATCGCCGACCCGGCCGAGCAGGCCGCGGCGGCGCTCTTCCTCGCCTCGGACCAGAGCAGCTACATCACCGGTTTCGAACTGCTCGTGGACGGCGGCGTCAACCAGATCTGA
- a CDS encoding zinc-binding dehydrogenase produces MRNVKRAVLVKPGSPLEIWERPTPSASHGDVIVSVQMSGVCGTDHHLQSGDITLPNPMVLGHEAIGRIEELGSDVTTDSIGEPVAVGDVIYWQPAQPCYRCYACTVLEDVSMCPNLVTFQLHQHADEPPVGTYAEYAWLPERTAFFKVPADVPHEALIAFGCAMPTALHAINRAGGIGYGQHVVVQGSGPVGLAATLLAHLAGAGTVTVLGAPPNRLEMAGKLGATTTIDVTSTSEQERAAAVKEITNGRGADLIIEAAGRVPAFTEGLPLVAPDGTYVILGLWSAPGTSPVEPRYLNNHNIRVIGSAYTTPRHMYQTIQVTRTAHRRFPLAEMVTHRFSLDQAQDAIDAVGRGEPLKAVIVP; encoded by the coding sequence GTGCGTAACGTCAAGCGCGCTGTGCTGGTGAAGCCGGGGTCGCCCCTGGAGATCTGGGAGCGCCCCACCCCGTCCGCATCCCACGGCGACGTCATCGTGTCGGTGCAGATGTCCGGGGTCTGTGGCACCGACCACCACCTGCAGTCCGGGGACATCACCCTGCCCAACCCGATGGTCCTGGGGCACGAGGCCATCGGCCGCATCGAGGAACTCGGCTCGGACGTCACTACCGACAGCATCGGCGAGCCGGTCGCCGTGGGCGACGTGATCTACTGGCAGCCGGCGCAGCCGTGCTACCGCTGCTACGCCTGCACTGTCCTGGAAGACGTGTCCATGTGCCCCAACCTGGTCACCTTCCAGCTGCATCAGCACGCGGACGAACCGCCGGTGGGGACCTACGCCGAGTACGCCTGGCTGCCGGAGCGGACCGCGTTCTTCAAGGTTCCGGCGGACGTGCCGCACGAGGCGCTGATCGCGTTCGGGTGCGCCATGCCCACCGCGCTGCACGCAATCAACCGCGCCGGCGGTATCGGGTACGGGCAGCACGTCGTGGTGCAGGGTTCCGGACCGGTCGGCCTCGCCGCGACGCTTCTGGCCCATCTCGCCGGCGCGGGCACCGTGACGGTCCTCGGCGCGCCGCCGAACCGCCTCGAGATGGCCGGCAAGTTGGGCGCCACCACCACGATCGACGTCACGAGCACCAGCGAGCAGGAGCGGGCCGCCGCGGTCAAGGAGATCACCAACGGCCGCGGCGCGGACCTCATCATCGAGGCCGCCGGCCGGGTGCCCGCGTTCACCGAGGGTTTGCCGCTCGTGGCGCCCGACGGGACGTACGTCATCCTCGGCCTGTGGTCCGCACCCGGCACGTCGCCGGTCGAGCCGCGCTACCTCAACAACCACAACATCAGGGTCATCGGCTCGGCCTACACCACGCCTCGTCACATGTACCAGACGATCCAGGTCACCCGGACGGCCCATCGGCGTTTCCCGCTCGCCGAGATGGTCACGCACCGCTTCTCGCTGGACCAGGCGCAGGACGCCATCGACGCGGTCGGCCGCGGCGAGCCGCTCAAGGCCGTGATCGTGCCGTAG
- a CDS encoding SDR family NAD(P)-dependent oxidoreductase, translating into MTYDIDKELSEMTSFQTHEGRVAVVTGAGRGIGQAIARQLGERGATVVAVDLRAPEETVALVTENGGTAVGLTADVSSQEQTAAVGAEVARRFGRADILVNNAGIFPFQDIAELEYEAWRRVLAVNLDSQFFMVKALLSGMKERGWGRIVNLTSNSIISAAPGLTHYMASKMGIIGFTRGLANDLAPFGITVNAVGPSLTRTPGVLQERTTDDIEQVAQLQAIKRIAEPEDVVGTILYLTSDDATFVTGQTIMADGGYAR; encoded by the coding sequence ATGACATACGACATCGACAAGGAGTTAAGCGAAATGACCAGTTTTCAGACGCATGAAGGCCGAGTCGCCGTCGTCACCGGCGCCGGGCGTGGTATCGGTCAGGCCATCGCCCGGCAGCTCGGCGAGCGCGGCGCCACCGTCGTCGCCGTCGACCTCCGCGCGCCGGAGGAGACGGTGGCGCTGGTAACCGAGAACGGCGGCACCGCTGTCGGCCTCACCGCTGACGTTTCCAGCCAGGAGCAGACGGCAGCGGTGGGTGCCGAGGTCGCGCGCCGGTTCGGGCGGGCGGACATCCTGGTCAACAACGCCGGGATCTTCCCGTTCCAGGACATCGCCGAGCTGGAGTACGAGGCGTGGCGGCGGGTCCTCGCGGTCAACCTCGACTCGCAGTTCTTCATGGTCAAGGCGCTTCTGTCAGGAATGAAGGAGCGCGGCTGGGGTCGGATTGTGAACCTCACGTCCAACTCGATCATCTCCGCGGCTCCCGGTCTGACGCACTACATGGCGAGCAAGATGGGGATCATCGGGTTCACCCGCGGCCTGGCCAACGATCTCGCCCCGTTCGGCATCACCGTCAACGCGGTTGGACCCAGCCTGACCCGCACGCCGGGTGTGCTGCAGGAGCGCACGACGGACGACATCGAGCAGGTCGCTCAACTCCAGGCGATCAAGCGCATCGCCGAACCCGAGGATGTCGTCGGCACCATCCTGTACCTCACCAGCGACGACGCCACCTTCGTCACCGGCCAGACGATCATGGCCGACGGCGGGTACGCCCGCTGA
- the wrbA gene encoding NAD(P)H:quinone oxidoreductase: MSDDVNIAVIYYSATGTVHQLAEAVAAGASEAGATVRLLRVAELAPKEVVASSEPWAAHAAATEHVPVATPEDVRWADAVAFGSPTRFGNVTSQLKQFLDTLGGLWARGDLVDKVYSGFTSTSQLHGGQESTLLALYNSVYHFGGIVVPPGFADPIKFVDGNPYGTSHVVGGKGEIPVDETALAAGVFQGKRVATVTKALKAGRRA; the protein is encoded by the coding sequence TTGTCTGACGACGTCAACATCGCCGTCATCTACTACTCCGCCACCGGCACGGTGCACCAACTCGCCGAGGCCGTCGCCGCTGGCGCGTCCGAGGCGGGGGCGACGGTGCGGCTCCTGCGCGTGGCCGAACTGGCACCCAAGGAGGTTGTCGCGAGCAGCGAGCCGTGGGCTGCCCACGCAGCGGCGACCGAACACGTCCCGGTGGCCACGCCGGAGGACGTCCGGTGGGCCGACGCCGTCGCCTTCGGCTCCCCCACCCGGTTCGGCAACGTCACCAGCCAGCTCAAGCAGTTCCTGGACACGCTCGGCGGGCTGTGGGCCAGGGGTGACCTCGTCGACAAGGTGTACAGCGGGTTTACCTCGACGTCCCAACTGCACGGCGGTCAGGAGTCCACCCTGTTGGCGCTCTACAACTCCGTGTACCACTTCGGCGGGATCGTGGTCCCTCCGGGCTTCGCCGATCCCATCAAGTTCGTCGACGGCAACCCTTACGGCACCTCACACGTGGTAGGCGGAAAGGGCGAGATTCCGGTCGACGAGACGGCCCTGGCCGCGGGCGTGTTCCAGGGCAAACGGGTCGCGACCGTCACCAAGGCTTTGAAGGCGGGCCGGCGCGCCTAG